The following is a genomic window from Candidatus Krumholzibacteriia bacterium.
TGGCCGGTGTTGAAGTCGACGTAGGTGATGCCGCTCTGCAGGCGGGCGGCGCGCACGACCTCGAGCACCTCCTCGACGTTCTTCTCGTCGGCGTCGTCGTGGCCGAGGTTCAGGCCCACGCTGCAGAACTTGCAGTTGTCGCGCACGGGGCGGGTCCAGTACTCGCACACCTTACCGGGATACACGCCGAGGTAGGTCCCCTGCAGGGTGCCGATCTTCGACATCTGCTTGTCGGAGGTCGTGGTCCGCCAGTCGTACCACTCGGGCCGGGGCGACAGCCGGAGGTCGCCGACCTCCTCGCCGTCGAGGCGCAGGAAGAAGCGACCGTCCTCGTGGTTCACGGTGTAGGGCGAGTCCATGGCGAAGGGCTCGACCACGGGGATGTTGGTCCACAGACCTCCGGGCAGCACGGCCTCGAGTCCGCTGCCCAGACCGGCGCGGGTGCGCAGGATGGGGCGTCCGCCGGCGTCCTCGATCAGGCAGCTCTCGTCGAGGCGGGCACCCCGGCAGTAGAGGTCGAGCTTGAGCAAGGACGGATTGGTGCGGACGTCGTGCGGTACGATGGCCATGAGCGCCTCCGGCTGGGGTCGTCCCCCAACAATAGGAAGCACCCGGCGTCGACGGTGCCCGGAATCGCTCCGATCCGTTGCGAAAGCGTGATCAACCGGCGAGAGCGACGCTCAGCGCCGCCTGGACCAGGCCGATCACGGCGCCGAGGACGCCGCCGAAGAAGGTGATGTGGCGGAACTGCTTGCGGCTGAAACCCAGGATCAGCTCCTCGAGCACGGCGATGTCCATGGCGTTGATCTTGTCCTCGAGCCGCTTCGCGATGTCGAGTTCGCCGCCCTCGCCCACGAGGTCGAGGGCCATGTCCTCGACCCCCTCGAGGATCTTCTGCACGATCATGGGCTTCATCGACTGCACCATGCTCGCCATGGGACCGAACTGGTCGAGCATCTCCTGCACCTTGGCGTCGACGATCCCGCGGGCGCGCTCGCCGGTCAGGGCCTGGTGGATCTCGTCGCCGCCGAGCAGCTGTGCCTCGAAGGTGGTCGCGATGTTGTGGGCGATCTGTCCGCGCTGCGACGGAATCACGCCGGGCGTGAACGGCAGTCGGACGCCGCCGACCCGCACCTCGCGGTAGGGGCGGAACAGCATCTTGATGGCGATCTGATTGGTGAGCGCACCGATCGCGGCGCCCACCAGTGGGAACAGGACGAAATTCCAGGGCACGGCGCAGGGCCTCCTGATCGCAGCCGACGTCGGACGGGCGGACGAGCGCAAACGATAGGGTGCCTGCCGAGTCGGCCGCCACCGCGCCGCCGGTCCCTCCCGCGCAACCCCCGCCACGCTCCCGCCGTACACCGCGCGTCCCCGTCCGCCGCCCGGCGCCGTAACCAACGGCGCCGTCGGGTGTCCACACCGTCGGAACGATCATGACGAGCTGGTCCTCGACCTACCGCGCGCACGCGCCGGGCCTGCGGGCCTTCCTCCGGCGACGCCTCCGTTCGGCGGAGCTCGCCGAGGACCTGTG
Proteins encoded in this region:
- a CDS encoding DUF445 family protein; protein product: MPWNFVLFPLVGAAIGALTNQIAIKMLFRPYREVRVGGVRLPFTPGVIPSQRGQIAHNIATTFEAQLLGGDEIHQALTGERARGIVDAKVQEMLDQFGPMASMVQSMKPMIVQKILEGVEDMALDLVGEGGELDIAKRLEDKINAMDIAVLEELILGFSRKQFRHITFFGGVLGAVIGLVQAALSVALAG